The proteins below come from a single Garra rufa chromosome 3, GarRuf1.0, whole genome shotgun sequence genomic window:
- the LOC141332512 gene encoding kelch-like protein 33, which produces MATDQHCLQREWRSSWRSRGDGNMSSDDRWMDVSEEEDSEENPVEENERTEVEDPKELQVNAQESETTDENDGCCVGFSPASASSDGLLAACTNKEMAGDVHDADKHDDKNTNKKLYSDPAYPGVVFQALENMMLHSVLTDLTLFTEDGCQFQVHSFVLAAVSYFIQTKIREKPKHEQFIGLCLGPKVHRSGLAAVVEFAYTGNVRNLNNDNIEWIWSAAVSLEAPRILELCKEVEERDEDEAKGKKVDRKEISAEEHMKVSLQHIRQMWTQRLGCDVELEAEGRLFHAHRALLAASSDYFRGMFTSGMKESRQELVSLLLVESAKFETLLHYTYSGALTLGWGCVFDLTCTSLQLQFQTAFSLCLNFMQQEIDTYSCLDVASFAEAYGMSDLLVLANDFVMRHFQDVSMTPKFQDLSVEKLKKYLWSDSLCVPSELPVFKAVMSWIEAFPRARVKFARELMGSIQFPLMTFKEFKEVKSISSWPRIGAKKLYDSLLEEFCSSSSDVQSNFRAYMPKDTLVLVGGERITDDFDKRRPCREMWFSNSLQNHVGLVKKIEWRMLGTLPKKPRFSHGVGVMRGKLYVVGGRHYYGMADTMHCTYRYDPIQNSWQRLADMNERRGSFTLVVLNGKIYAIGGERDNEVNMESVEVYCPTTNSWSFVHPLDQALCCHAASVWNGTIFLSGGFNAQYQCLSSMTLYHSEQGSTNLAMMTHDRALHCMETLGDRLYVAGGISCDADGHLVDQLACEVYNPVANSWSAIMPFPIPHVGSASAVLEGKVYIIGGYCQEDYSDIKTVHRYDPATQLWENMSLTPGPNTYIAACVLPIPAHLRQ; this is translated from the exons ATGGCAACAGATCAGCACTGTCTTCAGCGAGAGTGGAGAAGTTCATGGAGATCAAGAGGGGATGGAAACATGAGCAGCgacgatagatggatggatgtgaGTGAAGAAGAGGACAGTGAGGAGAATCCTGTGGAGGAAAATGAGCGGACAGAAGTAGAGGATCCAAAGGAGCTGCAAGTAAATGCACAGGAAAGTGAGACGACTGATGAGAATGATGGATGTTGTGTTGGTTTTTCTCCTGCATCTGCAAGCAGTGATGGTTTACTTGCTGCATGCACAAATAAGGAAATGGCTGGTGATGTACATGATGCTGACAAACATGATGACAAAAATACTAA CAAAAAGCTGTACTCTGATCCAGCTTACCCTGGTGTGGTCTTCCAAGCTCTGGAGAACATGATGTTGCATTCGGTCCTCACTGACTTGACCCTCTTCACAGAGGACGGATGCCAATTCCAGGTTCATTCTTTTGTCTTGGCTGCAGTCAGTTACTTTATTCAGACGAAAATCAGAGAGAAGCCCAAACATGAACAGTTTATCGGCTTGTGTTTGGGTCCTAAGGTTCATAGATCAGGCTTGGCAGCAGTGGTGGAGTTTGCCTATACAGGGAACGTCAGAAATCTGAACAACGACAATATAGAATGGATTTGGTCTGCAGCGGTCAGTCTGGAAGCTCCGAGAATTCTGGAACTCTGCAAAGAGGTGGAAGAGAGAGACGAGGATGAGGCAAAAGGAAAGAAAGTGGACAGAAAAGAGATTTCTGCTGAGGAACATATGAAAGTTAGTCTGCAGCATATCAGACAGATGTGGACACAGAGATTGGGATGTGATGTGGAGCTTGAAGCAGAAGGAAGACTGTTTCATG CTCACCGGGCACTCCTGGCAGCCAGCAGCGACTATTTCAGAGGCATGTTTACCAGCGGTATGAAGGAGAGCCGACAGGAACTGGTATCTCTGCTGTTAGTTGAGTCTGCCAAGTTTGAAACACTCCTGCACTACACCTACAGTGGCGCTCTTACTCTCGGATGGGGCTGTGTGTTTGATCTCACCTGTACATCTCTTCAATTACAGTTTCAGACTGCCTTCTCACTATGCCTTAACTTCATGCAACAAGAAATAGATACTTACAGCTGCCTGGACGTGGCATCTTTCGCGGAGGCCTATGGGATGTCGGACTTGCTTGTGCTGGCCAATGATTTTGTCATGAGGCACTTTCAAGATGTGTCTATGACTCCAAAGTTCCAAGATCTTTCTGTAGAGAAACTGAAGAAGTACCTTTGGAGTGATTCTCTCTGTGTTCCCTCAGAATTGCCCGTGTTTAAAGCAGTCATGTCTTGGATCGAAGCCTTTCCCAGAGCACGAGTGAAATTTGCCAGGGAGCTGATGGGATCCATTCAGTTTCCCTTAATGACCTTCAAGGAGTTCAAAGAAGTAAAGTCCATATCATCTTGGCCGAGAATTGGTGCCAAAAAACTATATGATTCTCTCCTTGAGGAGTTCTGTTCCAGTTCTTCAGATGTTCAGTCAAATTTCAGGGCCTACATGCCTAAAGACACTCTAGTCCTTGTTGGGGGTGAGAGGATCACAGATGATTTTGACAAACGTAGGCCCTGTAGGGAAATGTGGTTTAGCAATTCCTTGCAGAACCATGTTGGATTAGTAAAGAAAATAGAGTGGAGAATGTTGGGAACCTTACCTAAGAAACCAAGATTCAGTCATGGAGTTGGGGTAATGCGGGGCAAGCTTTACGTAGTTGGTGGACGGCATTATTACGGCATGGCTGATACCATGCATTGCACCTACAG GTATGATCCCATCCAAAATTCTTGGCAAAGGTTGGCTGATATGAATGAGAGAAGAGGCAGCTTCACTCTAGTGGTCCTGAATGGTAAAATATATGCTATTGGTGGAGAGAGGGACAATGAGGTCAATATGGAGAGTGTTGAGGTTTACTGCCCCACCACAAATTCTTGGAG CTTTGTTCACCCATTAGACCAAGCTCTATGCTGTCATGCTGCCAGTGTATGGAATGGTACAATCTTCCTATCAGGAGGTTTTAATGCCCAGTACCAATGCCTGTCGTCCATGACCCTTTACCACTCAGAACAAGGATCCACTAATCTGGCCATGATGACACATGACAGAGCCCTGCACTGCATGGAAACCCTAGGTGATCGTCTATATGTAGCGGGAGGGATTTCCTGTGATGCTGATGGCCATCTGGTAGATCAATTAGCCTGTGAGGTCTATAACCCTGTGGCCAACTCCTGGAGTGCCATTATGCCCTTCCCAATACCTCATGTTGGGTCAGCATCAGCGGTCTTAGAGGGGAAGGTCTACATCATTGGAGGCTACTGCCAGGAGGACTACAGTGATATTAAAACAGTGCATCGCTATGATCCTGCAACACAACTTTGGGAGAACATGAGCCTGACACCAGGCCCGAACACATACATAGCTGCCTGTGTGCTGCCCATACCTGCTCATCTTAGACAATAA
- the cbln11 gene encoding cerebellin 11 has product MALFQLFVISILSSCMAQDEDIMTPVVNIYSEMTELKASLNGLTADLNTAKNELAEQKSLIHELQKQIKESPKVAFTASMSAAASTHRGPFSDETKLIFDKVLTNIGNAYDPVTGVFKAPVKGVYYFRYSGSAFSSHDMGLSIFKGTARFVSSYEYNSGERNDQMANGAVMELDVGEEVHMRLWIKSWIFVDRRYNYSTFTGYLLYPLDYSSV; this is encoded by the exons ATGGctttatttcagctttttgtAATCTCGATATTAAGTTCCTGCATGGCACAGGATGAGGATATTATGACTCCTGTGGTGAATATCTACTCTGAGATGACGGAGCTTAAAGCTTCACTTAATGGACTGACAGCGGATCTCAACACTGCTAAAAATGAACTCGCAGAGCAGAAAAGCTTGATTCATGAGCTGCAGAAACAGATTAAAG AGAGTCCTAAAGTGGCATTCACTGCATCCATGTCAGCTGCAGCGAGTACACACCGTGGGCCTTTCAGTGACGAGACCAAGCTCATCTTTGATAAAGTCCTAACCAACATTGGCAATGCATATGACCCTGTCACAG GAGTCTTCAAAGCACCTGTTAAAGGTGTGTATTACTTCAGGTACTCAGGCTCTGCGTTTTCCTCTCATGATATGGGTCTGAGCATCTTTAAAGGTACAGCGCGGTTTGTGTCTTCATACGAATATAATTCTGGCGAGCGCAATGACCAAATGGCCAATGGAGCCGTGATGGAGTTGGATGTTGGAGAAGAGGTTCACATGAGACTGTGGATCAAATCCTGGATCTTTGTGGATCGACGGTACAACTATTCCACTTTCACAGGCTACCTGCTTTACCCATTGGATTATAGTTCTGTATAA
- the LOC141332429 gene encoding kelch-like protein 33 — translation MEFTRKYLPMEWEERWRREKERRKRMIEEGGEKFEEENRKLKWIKSYNDNRIGMKKEAVKENEGDDVEEDELQRYHRQSYPSEIFRTLKEMKGESVLTDLFLSTEDGLSLHVHSLVMATVSSVVQQKLQERDGDEKEISLRLGPEVFGSGLAAVVDFAYTGAITNLNKDNMMQIQTAAVSLGAPRVLELVKVEEDGGNKKEKLKKISAEEQIEVGLQSMQELWAKRVGCDVELVAEGTVFLAHRVLLAASSDYFRGMFTSGMKESQQESVSLLLVGAAELETLLHCAYSGALVLEWGCVFELACTALQFQFQPAISLCLKFLEQEMDVRNCLDVASFAEAYGMADLMELAEDFVLRHFQEISATPKFQDLPAEKLLQFLRCDALSIPSELAVFRAVVTWVEADPTERLPQAEELMRAVRFPFMTFREFREVRAVNLSMECSGEVEVELYKSALKEFGFGISDCVAQKRVRHPKDALVLVGGDELNPDMGHRLPSKQLWFANSLRSGTGIMKEIEWRLLGEMPDQPRFRHGVGVLDGQLYVAGGCYFYAKNDTMKSVYRYDPERDHWKRLADLHELRSNFTLVVSGDGLYAVGGDKDINTNLDSVEKYSRETDSWSFCHPLDQALSGHAATVWGGEIFISGGFNCKYECLVSMFLYHPERGTTYLSEMTHDRAQHCMECLKKRFYVAGGVCNLRKYYTDQLVCETYNPISDIWTVFTPLSIPHVGAASAVLEERLYILGGYCQEDYSESRLTHRYDPVTQRWESMGRMPGPVTDIRACLLHLPDQIRK, via the exons ATGGAATTTACGAGAAAATATCTGCCCATGGAATGGGAGGAACGCTGGAGAAGAGAGAAGGAGCGCAGGAAAAGGATGATAGAAGAAGGAGGAGAGAAGTTTGAGGAGGAGAACAGGAAGCTAAAATGGATCAAGTCCTACAACGACAACAGAATAGGAATGAAAAAGGAGGCGGTGAAGGAGAATGAAGGTGATGATGTGGAAGAAGATGAACTGCAAAGGTACCATAGACAAAGTTACCCAAGTGAGATCTTCAGGACTCTGAAGGAGATGAAGGGGGAGAGCGTACTCACGGATCTATTCCTAAGCACAGAGGATGGGTTGAGCCTCCATGTTCACTCACTTGTCATGGCTACGGTGAGCTCTGTCGTTCAGCAAAAGCTCCAGGAGAGGGATGGAGATGAGAAGGAGATCTCACTGAGATTGGGTCCTGAGGTTTTTGGTTCTGGTTTGGCTGCAGTGGTGGACTTTGCCTACACTGGAGCCATCACCAATCTGAACAAAGACAACATGATGCAGATTCAGACTGCAGCTGTTAGTCTGGGTGCTCCAAGAGTCCTGGAACTTGTCAAAGTGGAGGAAGATGGAGGTAACAAGAAAGAAAAATTGAAAAAGATCTCAGCAGAAGAGCAAATAGAGGTCGGCCTACAGTCTATGCAGGAGTTATGGGCCAAAAGAGTGGGATGTGATGTAGAACTGGTGGCAGAAGGAACAGTTTTTCTTG CTCACAGAGTGCTCCTGGCAGCCAGCAGCGACTACTTCAGAGGTATGTTTACCAGCGGTATGAAGGAGAGCCAGCAGGAGTCTGTGTCTTTGCTGTTAGTTGGAGCCGCTGAGCTTGAGACCCTCCTGCACTGTGCCTACAGCGGCGCTCTGGTGCTCGAATGGGGCTGTGTGTTCGAACTCGCCTGTACCGCACTCCAGTTTCAGTTTCAGCCAGCCATCTCACTCTGTCTCAAGTTCCTGGAGCAAGAAATGGATGTCCGCAACTGCCTGGACGTGGCATCTTTCGCAGAGGCCTATGGAATGGCTGACTTGATGGAGCTGGCTGAGGATTTTGTTCTCCGACACTTCCAAGAAATATCTGCCACCCCAAAGTTTCAGGACCTCCCAGCTGAGAAGCTTCTGCAGTTCCTCCGATGTGACGCACTGTCTATTCCATCGGAGCTGGCTGTTTTCCGAGCGGTCGTCACTTGGGTGGAAGCGGATCCCACCGAACGGCTCCCGCAGGCCGAAGAGCTCATGCGAGCTGTACGTTTTCCATTCATGACCTTCAGAGAATTTCGAGAAGTTCGCGCTGTGAACCTGAGCATGGAATGCAGTGGAGAAGTTGAGGTTGAACTCTACAAATCAGCACTCAAGGAGTTTGGATTTGGCATTTCTGACTGCGTGGCGCAGAAACGTGTACGTCACCCTAAAGACGCCCTGGTTTTGGTTGGAGGTGATGAGCTGAATCCAGACATGGGTCATCGGCTTCCCAGCAAGCAGCTCTGGTTTGCTAACTCTCTCAGAAGTGGAACAGGCATCATGAAGGAGATTGAGTGGAGATTGCTGGGAGAAATGCCAGATCAACCCAGATTTAGACACGGCGTTGGGGTTCTTGATGGTCAATTATATGTAGCTGGAGGGTGCTACTTCTACGCAAAGAATGACACCATGAAATCTGTTTACAG ATACGACCCTGAACGAGACCACTGGAAAAGGCTGGCAGACCTTCATGAACTGAGGAGTAACTTTACGCTGGTGGTGAGTGGAGATGGTCTGTATGCTGTCGGAGGAGACAAAGACATCAACACAAATCTTGACAGTGTGGAAAAATACTCACGAGAAACTGATTCCTGGAG CTTTTGCCATCCGTTGGACCAAGCCTTGAGCGGTCATGCTGCCACCGTCTGGGGAGGCGAGATCTTCATCTCAGGAGGCTTCAACTGCAAGTACGAATGCCTGGTGTCCATGTTCCTCTACCACCCAGAGAGGGGAACCACATACCTCTCTGAGATGACCCACGACAGGGCCCAGCACTGCATGGAGTGCCTGAAAAAACGTTTCTACGTAGCTGGTGGGGTGTGCAACCTCCGTAAGTACTACACTGACCAACTGGTTTGTGAAACCTACAACCCCATAAGTGATATCTGGACTGTGTTTACTCCTCTCTCCATTCCCCACGTCGGAGCGGCCTCTGCTGTCCTGGAGGAAAGGCTGTATATTCTTGGCGGTTATTGCCAGGAGGACTATAGCGAGTCCAGACTCACTCATCGCTATGACCCTGTGACTCAGAGATGGGAAAGTATGGGAAGGATGCCTGGTCCCGTCACAGATATACGTGCATGCCTCCTTCATCTGCCAGATCAAATCAGAAAATGA